In Micromonospora sp. NBC_01813, the following are encoded in one genomic region:
- a CDS encoding phosphoribosyl-ATP diphosphatase — MKTFEELFAELQAKAAAGTPGSSTVAALERGVHAIGKKVVEEAAESWMAAEHESPQRAAEEISQLLYQAQVLMLATGLELEDVYRHL, encoded by the coding sequence GTGAAGACGTTCGAGGAGCTGTTCGCCGAGCTACAGGCCAAGGCAGCGGCTGGGACCCCCGGCTCGTCGACGGTGGCCGCGCTGGAGCGTGGCGTGCACGCCATCGGCAAGAAGGTCGTCGAGGAGGCGGCCGAGTCGTGGATGGCCGCCGAGCACGAGAGCCCGCAGCGGGCCGCTGAGGAGATCTCCCAGCTGCTCTACCAGGCCCAGGTGCTGATGCTGGCCACCGGACTGGAACTCGAGGACGTCTACCGACATCTCTGA
- the rpmI gene encoding 50S ribosomal protein L35 translates to MPKMKPHSGMGKRVKVTGRGKILSEQAGKRHLLEGKASTRTRRLTGTVEVSQADVKRIKKLLGR, encoded by the coding sequence ATGCCAAAGATGAAGCCCCACTCCGGCATGGGCAAGCGGGTCAAGGTGACCGGCCGGGGCAAGATCCTGTCCGAGCAGGCCGGCAAGCGCCACCTGCTGGAGGGCAAGGCCTCCACCCGGACCCGTCGGCTCACCGGCACCGTCGAGGTGTCCCAGGCCGACGTCAAGCGCATCAAGAAGCTGCTAGGCCGCTGA
- the infC gene encoding translation initiation factor IF-3: MNEQIRAREVRLVGPEGEQVGIVPLERALQLAADVDLDLVEVAPMARPPVCKLMDFGKFKYESALKAREARRNQQQTVIKEMKLRPKIDPHDYETKKGHVVRFLKAGDKVKVTIMFRGREQSRPELGYRLLRRLESEITDLGYVEAAPKQDGRNMIMVLAPHRATKAAAAAATAARVGPGREPREGGIDEVPSAAEAEPAGNTGE, encoded by the coding sequence GTGAACGAGCAGATCCGGGCACGTGAGGTCCGACTGGTCGGTCCTGAGGGTGAGCAGGTGGGCATCGTCCCACTGGAGCGCGCCCTGCAGCTGGCCGCGGACGTCGACCTGGACCTGGTTGAGGTTGCGCCCATGGCGCGCCCGCCGGTGTGCAAGCTCATGGACTTCGGCAAGTTCAAGTACGAGAGCGCACTCAAGGCGCGCGAAGCGCGGCGTAACCAGCAGCAGACCGTCATCAAGGAAATGAAGCTTCGGCCCAAGATCGATCCGCACGACTACGAGACCAAGAAGGGTCACGTGGTGCGGTTCCTCAAGGCTGGCGACAAGGTCAAGGTCACGATCATGTTCCGTGGTCGTGAGCAGAGCCGTCCGGAGCTGGGTTACCGGCTGCTGCGCCGGCTCGAATCGGAGATCACGGACCTGGGGTACGTCGAGGCCGCTCCGAAGCAGGACGGCCGGAACATGATCATGGTGTTGGCCCCGCACCGGGCCACCAAGGCCGCTGCGGCTGCCGCCACCGCGGCCCGGGTCGGACCAGGCCGTGAGCCGAGGGAAGGTGGCATCGACGAGGTGCCATCGGCCGCCGAGGCCGAACCCGCCGGGAACACCGGCGAGTGA
- a CDS encoding phenylalanine--tRNA ligase subunit alpha: protein MTYRNDPYDPKQVALLDPAALAGAVADAEKAFAEAADLDALTALRHQHIGDRAPISLARREIGALPPAAKSDAGKRVNEARAAVQAAFDIRRVELEAERARRVLAEERVDVTLPFDRRPRGARHPLTTLMERIGDLFVGMGYEIAEGPEAELEWTNFDALNIGPDHPARGLMDTFHLDLPGLVLRTHTSPVQARTMLTRTPPIYVVCPGRVYRTDELDATHTPVFHQVEGLVVDRGITMAHLKGTLDHFAQAMFGAEARTRWRPHYFPFTEPSAEFDVWFPQHRDGPRWVEWGGCGMVNPRVLRACGIDPEVYSGFAFGMGIERTLMFRHGISDMRDMVEGDVRFTRAFGMEV, encoded by the coding sequence ATGACCTACCGCAACGACCCATACGATCCGAAGCAGGTCGCACTGCTCGACCCGGCCGCGCTCGCCGGTGCGGTCGCTGACGCCGAGAAGGCGTTCGCCGAGGCCGCCGACCTGGACGCGTTGACCGCACTGCGTCACCAGCACATCGGCGACCGCGCCCCGATCTCGCTGGCCCGCCGCGAGATCGGCGCCCTGCCGCCGGCCGCCAAGTCCGACGCCGGCAAACGGGTCAACGAGGCCCGCGCCGCCGTCCAGGCCGCCTTCGACATCCGCCGCGTCGAACTCGAAGCCGAACGGGCCCGCCGGGTCCTCGCCGAGGAACGCGTTGACGTCACCCTGCCGTTCGACCGCCGCCCACGCGGCGCCCGGCACCCGCTGACCACCCTGATGGAACGCATCGGTGACCTGTTCGTCGGGATGGGCTACGAGATCGCCGAAGGCCCCGAGGCCGAGCTGGAGTGGACCAACTTCGACGCGCTCAACATCGGCCCCGACCACCCGGCCCGCGGGTTGATGGACACCTTCCACCTCGACCTGCCCGGTCTGGTGCTGCGCACCCACACCTCACCGGTGCAGGCCCGCACCATGCTGACCCGCACCCCGCCGATCTACGTGGTCTGCCCGGGGCGGGTCTACCGCACCGACGAACTCGACGCCACCCACACCCCGGTGTTCCACCAGGTCGAAGGGCTCGTGGTGGACCGGGGGATCACCATGGCGCATCTCAAGGGCACCCTCGACCACTTCGCCCAGGCGATGTTCGGTGCCGAGGCGCGGACCCGCTGGCGGCCGCACTACTTCCCGTTCACCGAGCCGTCCGCCGAGTTCGACGTCTGGTTCCCGCAGCACCGCGACGGCCCCCGCTGGGTCGAATGGGGCGGCTGCGGCATGGTCAACCCCCGGGTGCTGCGTGCCTGCGGCATCGACCCCGAGGTCTACTCCGGATTCGCGTTCGGCATGGGCATCGAACGCACCCTGATGTTCCGCCACGGCATCAGCGACATGCGCGACATGGTGGAAGGCGACGTGCGGTTCACCCGCGCGTTCGGGATGGAGGTCTGA
- the hisG gene encoding ATP phosphoribosyltransferase, giving the protein MLRIAVPNKGTLSGPAAEMLREAGYRQRTDPKDLVCRDAANDVEFFYLRPRDIATYVGTGELELGITGRDLLIDSASPAEELLDLDFGGATFRFAAGPQTLTRVPEEIAGRRIATAYPGVVERYLGEHGLKAEVIRLDGAVENAIRLGVADVIADVVETGATLRQAGLVTVGEPILQSSAVLVHPAGTPTTGQADQLVRRLQGVLVARKYVMLAYDVRADLLEQASALTPGIESPTISPLHREGWVAVQAMVRRAEVHRIMDELYEVGARAILVTSIHACRL; this is encoded by the coding sequence ATGCTGCGCATCGCCGTACCCAACAAAGGCACCCTTTCCGGACCGGCCGCCGAGATGCTGCGCGAAGCCGGCTACCGCCAACGCACCGACCCCAAGGACCTCGTCTGCCGTGACGCGGCCAACGACGTCGAGTTCTTCTACCTGCGGCCCCGCGACATCGCCACCTACGTCGGCACCGGTGAGCTGGAGCTCGGCATCACCGGCCGGGACCTGCTGATCGACTCGGCCAGCCCGGCCGAGGAGTTGCTCGACCTCGACTTCGGTGGCGCGACGTTCCGGTTCGCCGCCGGCCCGCAGACCCTGACCCGGGTGCCCGAGGAGATCGCCGGGCGGCGCATCGCCACCGCGTACCCCGGGGTGGTCGAGCGCTACCTGGGCGAACACGGACTGAAGGCCGAGGTGATCCGGCTCGACGGGGCGGTGGAGAACGCCATCCGCCTCGGTGTCGCCGACGTCATCGCCGATGTGGTGGAGACCGGTGCCACGCTGCGCCAGGCCGGCCTGGTCACCGTCGGCGAGCCGATCCTGCAATCCTCGGCGGTGCTGGTGCACCCGGCCGGCACCCCCACCACTGGCCAGGCCGACCAACTGGTCCGCCGCCTGCAGGGCGTCCTGGTGGCCCGCAAGTACGTGATGCTCGCCTACGACGTACGCGCCGACCTGCTGGAGCAGGCGAGCGCGCTGACCCCGGGCATCGAGTCGCCGACCATCTCACCGCTACACCGCGAGGGCTGGGTGGCGGTGCAGGCGATGGTCCGCCGGGCCGAGGTGCACCGGATCATGGACGAGCTGTACGAGGTCGGCGCCCGCGCCATCCTGGTCACCTCGATCCACGCCTGCCGCCTCTGA
- a CDS encoding RICIN domain-containing protein, which translates to MQGHSSAARLGAALSATALAVGAVVGIPATGSAHTNTATATAEAANTEAANTVVTVRPDPAYQGQEFEGWGTSLVWFANATGGYPDEIREELAELLFGDDGLDLNIARYNIGGGNAPDVPDYLRPGGAVPGWWQAPAGTTRDDRDWWDPDDPDHWNLDADPAQRWWIDQIADDVTHWETFSNSPPWFQTVSGYVSGGFDANAEQLRPDTIDDFATYLVRVTQHLEQAHGITVDTIDPLNEPNTAYWSTRLGADGQPVGGRQEGAHVGPAMQQQLIDAVHAELQAAGSDTAISAMDETNPGTFLTNWNAYGADVRDRIAQLNVHTYGTGQRTAVRDVAKGADKPLWMSEVEGSWGSGAQNFTSMLPGLGIAQHIVGDLRELEPTAWVLWQPVEDYDNMAPGGEFPLGGNWGSIQVPFDCTATDTLQTCPIYTNTKFHTLRNFTHHIRPGDRLMKVDDPNSVAAISTGKRATVVHVNAATEARTVQLDLSAFRIVEPGATVTPIVTSVDGALRQGTPVAVTDRTARLDVPAQSVTTFLIEGVSGVLLDTSLIRDNHVYRIQGVQSGRSLTPSGTGAVIRTDAPHDASQLWQLTKLTEGHHNRARYAVTTVDGDRRLSVVDGATVVVPATGEPDPQAQWMLSTTGDGTYTFVNVGTGRLLDVGGQATNDGAEVSTWLPNSGVNQLWRIIDEKIVGLEPVELFTTPGTAPELPATVVPRTRDGVRDTLPVTWRDVAPVRWKQPGTVPVTGRVVDAQGRTHLAQATVVVDTITATEPARAKTFVGGLPDLPATVTAVSAQGVTVERPVWWDTPAAGAFDHPGVVTLAGRADVGEGRTVAATVRIQVTEPVEAKATASGATATFTEPGYSAAGLINGNLTDKAWSNWRSGTKNTADTLTVTLPRDRALTRVVTHFYRDGSDSYARTLQVQVRDAQGDWVDAGAPVTVPTGTPAAPVVPVPVTATTDAVRVVLTAHPDRHMTVSEIEVFARVPGISADATAASIALDGVPLAGFDPDQPTYTVPAGPRLPQVSAVAVDPYARVVVAQADADGRVATVSVTSEDGAQTRTYQVSFSD; encoded by the coding sequence GTGCAAGGACACAGCTCGGCAGCACGACTCGGCGCAGCGCTGAGCGCCACCGCCCTGGCAGTCGGCGCCGTCGTCGGCATCCCCGCCACCGGATCCGCCCACACCAACACCGCCACGGCCACCGCCGAGGCCGCGAACACCGAGGCCGCGAACACCGTGGTCACCGTCCGCCCCGATCCGGCGTACCAGGGCCAGGAGTTCGAAGGCTGGGGCACCAGCCTGGTCTGGTTCGCCAACGCCACCGGCGGCTACCCCGACGAGATCCGCGAGGAACTCGCCGAACTGCTCTTCGGCGACGACGGACTCGACCTCAACATCGCCCGCTACAACATCGGCGGCGGCAACGCCCCCGACGTGCCCGACTACCTGCGCCCCGGCGGCGCCGTACCCGGCTGGTGGCAGGCCCCGGCCGGCACCACCCGCGACGACCGCGACTGGTGGGACCCGGACGACCCCGACCACTGGAACCTCGACGCCGACCCGGCGCAACGCTGGTGGATCGACCAGATCGCCGACGACGTCACCCACTGGGAGACGTTCAGCAACTCGCCGCCGTGGTTCCAGACCGTCAGCGGCTACGTCTCCGGCGGCTTCGACGCCAACGCCGAGCAGCTACGCCCGGACACCATCGACGACTTCGCCACCTACCTGGTGCGGGTCACCCAGCACCTGGAACAGGCACACGGCATCACCGTCGACACCATCGACCCGCTCAACGAGCCGAACACCGCGTACTGGTCGACCCGGCTCGGCGCCGACGGACAACCGGTCGGCGGCCGCCAGGAAGGCGCCCACGTCGGCCCGGCCATGCAACAGCAACTGATCGACGCGGTCCACGCCGAACTGCAGGCCGCCGGCAGCGACACCGCTATCTCCGCGATGGACGAGACCAACCCCGGCACCTTCCTCACCAACTGGAACGCGTACGGCGCCGACGTGCGCGACCGCATCGCCCAGCTCAACGTCCACACCTACGGCACCGGGCAGCGCACCGCCGTCCGGGACGTCGCCAAGGGCGCGGACAAGCCACTGTGGATGAGCGAGGTGGAGGGTTCCTGGGGCAGCGGCGCCCAGAACTTCACCAGCATGCTCCCCGGCCTCGGCATCGCCCAGCACATCGTCGGTGACCTGCGTGAGCTGGAGCCGACCGCGTGGGTGCTGTGGCAGCCGGTCGAGGACTACGACAACATGGCACCCGGCGGCGAGTTCCCGCTCGGCGGCAACTGGGGCAGCATCCAGGTGCCGTTCGACTGCACGGCCACCGACACCCTGCAGACCTGCCCGATCTACACCAACACCAAGTTCCACACCCTGCGTAACTTCACCCACCACATCCGCCCCGGCGACCGGCTGATGAAGGTCGACGACCCGAACAGCGTCGCGGCGATCTCCACCGGCAAGCGGGCCACCGTCGTACACGTCAACGCCGCCACCGAGGCGCGGACCGTGCAGCTGGACCTGTCTGCGTTCCGCATCGTCGAACCCGGCGCGACGGTGACCCCGATCGTCACCAGCGTCGACGGGGCCCTGCGCCAGGGCACCCCGGTAGCCGTCACCGACCGCACCGCGCGGCTCGACGTCCCCGCCCAGTCGGTGACCACCTTCCTGATCGAGGGCGTCTCCGGGGTCCTGCTGGACACCTCGCTGATCCGCGACAACCACGTCTACCGGATCCAGGGCGTGCAGAGCGGCCGCTCGCTGACCCCGTCGGGCACCGGCGCGGTGATCCGCACCGACGCCCCGCACGACGCCAGCCAGCTGTGGCAGCTCACCAAGCTCACCGAGGGCCACCACAACCGGGCCCGGTACGCCGTCACCACCGTCGACGGCGACCGCCGACTGTCCGTCGTCGACGGCGCCACCGTCGTCGTCCCGGCCACCGGCGAACCCGACCCGCAGGCCCAGTGGATGCTCTCCACCACCGGCGACGGCACGTACACCTTCGTCAACGTCGGCACCGGCCGGCTGCTCGACGTCGGCGGCCAGGCCACCAACGACGGTGCCGAAGTCTCCACCTGGCTGCCGAACTCCGGGGTCAACCAACTCTGGCGGATCATCGACGAGAAGATCGTCGGCCTCGAACCGGTCGAGCTGTTCACCACGCCCGGCACCGCGCCGGAGCTGCCGGCGACGGTGGTGCCGCGCACCCGCGACGGTGTCCGGGACACGCTGCCGGTCACCTGGCGTGACGTCGCCCCGGTGCGCTGGAAGCAGCCGGGCACGGTGCCCGTCACCGGCCGGGTCGTCGACGCGCAGGGCCGCACCCACCTCGCCCAGGCGACGGTCGTCGTCGACACCATCACCGCCACCGAACCGGCCCGGGCGAAGACCTTCGTCGGTGGGCTGCCGGACCTGCCCGCGACCGTCACCGCGGTCTCCGCGCAGGGCGTCACGGTCGAACGCCCCGTCTGGTGGGACACCCCCGCCGCCGGTGCGTTCGACCACCCCGGCGTCGTCACCCTCGCCGGCCGGGCCGACGTCGGCGAGGGACGCACCGTGGCGGCGACCGTCCGGATCCAGGTCACCGAACCGGTCGAGGCGAAGGCGACGGCCAGCGGGGCCACCGCCACCTTCACCGAACCCGGATACTCCGCGGCCGGCCTGATCAACGGCAACCTCACCGACAAGGCATGGTCGAACTGGCGGTCCGGGACGAAGAACACCGCAGACACGCTCACCGTCACGCTGCCCCGGGACCGCGCACTGACCCGGGTGGTCACCCACTTCTACCGGGACGGCTCCGACAGCTACGCCCGTACCCTGCAGGTGCAGGTCCGCGACGCGCAGGGTGACTGGGTCGACGCCGGCGCTCCGGTGACCGTCCCCACCGGCACGCCCGCCGCACCGGTGGTGCCGGTGCCGGTCACGGCGACCACCGACGCGGTACGGGTCGTCCTCACCGCACACCCGGACCGGCACATGACGGTCAGCGAGATCGAGGTCTTCGCCCGGGTACCGGGGATCTCCGCCGACGCGACGGCCGCCTCGATCGCGCTCGACGGGGTGCCGCTGGCCGGCTTCGACCCCGACCAGCCGACGTACACCGTGCCGGCCGGGCCGCGGCTCCCGCAGGTCAGCGCGGTCGCCGTCGACCCGTACGCGCGGGTCGTCGTGGCTCAGGCGGACGCCGACGGGCGGGTCGCGACCGTGAGTGTCACCAGTGAGGACGGCGCTCAGACCCGGACGTACCAGGTCAGCTTCTCGGATTGA
- the rplT gene encoding 50S ribosomal protein L20, whose product MARVKRSVNAQKKRRTLLEDASGYRGQRSRLYRKAKEQVLHSMQYAYRDRRDRKGDFRQLWITRINAAARANGMTYNRLIQGLRLAGVEVDRKILADLAVNDATAFAGLVEVARAAVAAEGTGGASAQAA is encoded by the coding sequence ATGGCACGCGTCAAGCGGTCTGTAAACGCCCAGAAGAAGCGCCGTACCCTGCTGGAAGACGCCAGCGGTTACCGGGGGCAGCGCTCCCGGCTGTACCGCAAGGCCAAGGAGCAGGTGCTGCACTCGATGCAGTACGCCTACCGGGACCGTCGTGACCGTAAGGGCGACTTCCGGCAGCTGTGGATCACCCGGATCAACGCGGCTGCCCGCGCCAACGGGATGACCTACAACCGGCTCATCCAAGGCCTGCGGCTGGCCGGCGTCGAGGTCGACCGCAAGATCCTCGCGGATCTCGCGGTCAACGACGCCACCGCGTTCGCCGGTCTCGTCGAGGTGGCCCGCGCGGCCGTCGCCGCCGAAGGCACCGGCGGCGCGTCGGCTCAGGCAGCCTGA
- a CDS encoding benzaldehyde dehydrogenase, with translation MGLLDTTTWHGMIYSGGWIEAAGGTRPVRSPATREEIGQVGLANADDVARACVQAAQAQRDWAAARYLDRAAVLRRAGQLFEQYADEIGDWLVREAGSIPPKAGVETTTAAQECYEAAALASHSLGEILPSAQPRLSLARRLPVGVVGVISPFNFPLILSIRSIAPALALGNAVVFKPDPRTAVCGGVVLARIFQEAGLPDGLFHVLPGGADVGEALVAAGQVRVISFTGSTAAGRKVGEAAGRHLKRAHLELGGNSALIVLDDADLDLAASAGAWGSFLHQGQICMTTGRHLVHESIAERYVEKLAEKADHLPVGDPTKGQVALGPIIDERQRDRIHSLVTASVDAGARLAAGGTYDELFYRPTVLADVTPDSPAFAQEVFGPVAPVATFTDLDQAVELARDSEYGLSLGILSRDVMKALALANRIPSGIVHINDQTVDDEAVAPFGGVGASGTGARFGGPTANIDAFTETQWVTMQGDIARYPF, from the coding sequence ATGGGACTGCTCGACACGACGACGTGGCACGGCATGATCTACAGCGGCGGCTGGATCGAGGCGGCGGGCGGCACCCGACCCGTCCGGTCGCCCGCCACCCGGGAGGAGATCGGCCAGGTCGGGCTGGCCAACGCCGACGACGTGGCGCGGGCCTGCGTCCAGGCCGCGCAGGCGCAGCGCGACTGGGCCGCCGCCCGGTACCTGGACCGGGCCGCGGTGCTGCGCCGGGCCGGGCAGTTGTTCGAGCAGTACGCCGACGAGATCGGTGACTGGCTGGTCCGCGAGGCCGGCTCCATCCCGCCCAAGGCCGGGGTGGAAACGACCACCGCCGCGCAGGAGTGCTACGAGGCCGCCGCGCTCGCCTCGCACTCGCTCGGCGAGATCCTGCCCAGTGCGCAGCCCCGGCTGAGCCTGGCCCGGCGGCTGCCGGTCGGCGTGGTCGGCGTGATCTCGCCGTTCAACTTCCCGCTCATCCTGTCGATCCGGTCGATCGCCCCGGCGCTGGCGCTCGGCAACGCCGTGGTGTTCAAGCCCGACCCGCGTACGGCGGTCTGCGGTGGGGTGGTGCTCGCCCGGATCTTCCAGGAGGCTGGGCTGCCCGACGGGCTGTTCCACGTGCTGCCCGGTGGGGCCGACGTGGGGGAGGCGCTGGTCGCCGCCGGGCAGGTCCGGGTCATCAGCTTCACCGGCTCGACCGCCGCCGGGCGCAAGGTCGGCGAGGCCGCCGGCCGCCACCTCAAGCGGGCCCACCTGGAACTCGGCGGCAACTCGGCGTTGATCGTGCTCGACGACGCCGATCTCGACCTCGCCGCCTCCGCCGGCGCCTGGGGTTCCTTCCTGCACCAGGGGCAGATCTGCATGACCACCGGCCGGCACCTGGTGCACGAGAGTATCGCCGAGCGCTACGTCGAGAAGCTGGCCGAGAAGGCGGACCATCTGCCGGTCGGCGACCCGACCAAGGGACAGGTGGCGCTCGGGCCGATCATCGACGAACGGCAGCGCGACCGGATCCACTCGCTGGTCACGGCGAGCGTGGACGCCGGTGCCCGACTGGCCGCCGGCGGCACCTACGACGAGCTGTTCTACCGGCCGACCGTGCTGGCCGACGTCACCCCCGACTCTCCGGCGTTCGCCCAGGAGGTGTTCGGCCCGGTCGCCCCGGTGGCCACCTTCACCGACCTGGACCAGGCCGTCGAGTTGGCCCGCGATTCCGAGTACGGCCTGTCGCTGGGCATCCTCAGCCGGGACGTGATGAAGGCGTTGGCGCTGGCCAACCGGATTCCGAGCGGCATCGTGCACATCAACGACCAGACGGTCGACGACGAGGCAGTGGCGCCCTTCGGCGGGGTCGGTGCCTCCGGCACCGGGGCCCGGTTCGGTGGGCCGACGGCCAACATCGACGCGTTCACCGAGACGCAGTGGGTGACGATGCAGGGCGACATCGCCCGGTACCCGTTCTGA
- a CDS encoding TrmH family RNA methyltransferase: MTAPRPAGRLGHAPADVPASAVGDHGPAAVFTTRTPRIVAARRLHRRRDRDATRRFLAEGPQAVREALAAPGAVRELFGTAAGLHRNADLAETATAAGVTVSTVDDDALTALAETVTPQGVVAVCDHLDVPLDTALRRHPGLVAVLAEIRDPGNAGTVLRTADAAGAGAVVFAGAAVDPYNGKSVRASAGSLFHLDVVRHDDPAPVVDALRAAGLRVLAATGHGDTDLDDLADSGALAAPTAWLFGTEAHGLPAELADRADAQVRVPLYGRAESLNLAAAAAVCLYTSARAQRPGRPTR; encoded by the coding sequence ATGACCGCACCACGGCCAGCCGGGCGCCTCGGCCATGCCCCGGCCGACGTTCCAGCCAGCGCCGTCGGCGATCACGGCCCGGCGGCGGTTTTCACCACCCGTACGCCCAGGATCGTGGCCGCCCGACGGCTGCACCGCCGCCGCGACCGTGACGCCACGCGGCGCTTCCTCGCCGAAGGCCCGCAGGCCGTGCGGGAGGCGCTCGCCGCGCCCGGCGCGGTCCGGGAACTGTTCGGCACCGCCGCCGGGCTCCACCGGAACGCCGACCTCGCCGAGACGGCGACCGCCGCCGGCGTCACCGTCTCCACGGTCGACGACGACGCCCTCACCGCACTGGCCGAGACCGTCACCCCGCAAGGCGTCGTCGCCGTCTGCGACCACCTCGACGTTCCCCTCGACACCGCGCTGCGCCGCCACCCCGGGCTGGTCGCCGTCCTCGCCGAGATCCGCGACCCCGGCAACGCCGGCACCGTCCTGCGCACCGCCGACGCCGCCGGAGCCGGTGCCGTCGTCTTCGCCGGTGCCGCCGTCGATCCCTACAACGGCAAGAGCGTCCGGGCCAGCGCCGGCAGCCTGTTCCACCTCGACGTGGTCCGCCACGACGACCCGGCACCCGTCGTCGACGCCTTGCGCGCCGCCGGGCTGCGGGTCCTCGCGGCCACCGGGCACGGCGACACCGACCTCGACGACCTCGCCGACTCCGGGGCACTGGCCGCCCCCACCGCCTGGCTGTTCGGCACCGAGGCACACGGCCTGCCCGCCGAGCTCGCCGACCGCGCCGACGCCCAGGTCCGGGTCCCGCTGTACGGGCGCGCCGAGAGCCTGAACCTGGCTGCTGCCGCCGCCGTCTGCCTGTACACTTCGGCCAGAGCACAGCGCCCAGGAAGGCCCACGCGATGA
- a CDS encoding PH domain-containing protein: MCWSLAAALLVVFTAISFGLQGSTGENLGSFQRGDQAAMIGLGVVGAIIILMFTRPRIVADATGVRVRNVWRSYDLPWEMIVAVRFDRDAAWASIELPDDERVPVLALQVVDQEHAVEGVRAVRALHAEWQRVTHAG; this comes from the coding sequence ATGTGCTGGTCGCTGGCAGCGGCGCTGCTGGTGGTGTTCACCGCCATCAGCTTCGGCCTGCAGGGCTCCACCGGCGAGAACCTGGGCAGCTTCCAGCGCGGCGACCAGGCCGCGATGATCGGCCTCGGCGTGGTGGGCGCGATCATCATCCTGATGTTCACCCGACCCCGGATCGTCGCCGACGCCACCGGGGTACGGGTGCGCAACGTATGGCGCTCCTACGACCTGCCGTGGGAGATGATCGTCGCGGTCCGGTTCGACCGGGACGCCGCCTGGGCCAGCATCGAGTTGCCCGACGACGAGCGGGTGCCGGTGCTCGCGCTGCAGGTCGTCGACCAGGAGCACGCCGTCGAGGGGGTCCGGGCGGTGCGGGCCCTGCACGCCGAGTGGCAGCGGGTGACGCACGCGGGCTGA
- a CDS encoding DMT family transporter, with translation MQPPDHPPATDRAVALRVAGALPPWLALTIAGFGGVASASQSAVNAELGARMGSAAIGAVVNNVGGSLLVALGLLLIPSMRAGLRTLRTARLPWWTYLGGIGGAFFVTAATYTVPVLGVAVLTIAQVAGNSLGGLAVDRVGLAPAGRIAITGPRLVGALLGVGAVVVAQLGRPVGQLAVGLVALAVAGGLAVAIQSALNGRVSAASTTAMGTVANFVVSTPLVLIAAGLLGAYGAAAGGGWPGQWYLYLGGLFGVCIVVALLVGVRSVGVLRTGLGVVAGQLVGALLIDVVVPGGPGASVGLLIGAALIIVAVLVSGRGARPPVRPTHPNPHP, from the coding sequence GTGCAACCACCGGACCATCCACCAGCCACTGATCGGGCGGTGGCGCTCCGCGTCGCCGGAGCGCTGCCGCCCTGGCTGGCCTTGACCATCGCCGGGTTCGGCGGGGTGGCGTCCGCCTCGCAGAGCGCGGTCAACGCCGAGCTCGGCGCCCGGATGGGCAGCGCCGCCATCGGCGCGGTGGTCAACAACGTCGGCGGCTCGCTGCTGGTCGCCCTCGGACTGCTGCTCATCCCGTCGATGCGGGCGGGGCTGCGTACCCTGCGGACGGCCCGGCTGCCGTGGTGGACCTACCTCGGCGGGATCGGCGGGGCGTTCTTCGTCACCGCCGCCACCTACACGGTGCCGGTGCTCGGGGTGGCGGTGCTGACCATCGCCCAGGTGGCCGGCAACAGCCTCGGTGGGCTGGCGGTGGACCGGGTCGGGCTGGCCCCGGCCGGGCGGATCGCCATCACCGGCCCCCGGCTGGTCGGGGCGCTGCTCGGCGTCGGGGCGGTCGTGGTGGCGCAGCTCGGCCGGCCGGTCGGGCAGCTCGCGGTCGGGCTGGTCGCGCTCGCTGTCGCCGGTGGGTTGGCGGTGGCGATCCAGTCGGCGCTCAACGGTCGGGTCTCGGCGGCCAGCACCACGGCCATGGGAACGGTGGCGAACTTCGTGGTCAGTACGCCGCTGGTGCTGATCGCCGCCGGTCTGCTGGGTGCGTACGGGGCGGCGGCCGGCGGTGGATGGCCGGGCCAGTGGTACCTCTATCTCGGTGGCCTGTTCGGGGTGTGCATCGTGGTGGCGCTGCTGGTCGGGGTGCGGTCGGTCGGGGTGTTGCGGACCGGTCTCGGGGTGGTCGCCGGTCAACTCGTCGGGGCGTTGCTGATCGACGTCGTCGTTCCGGGGGGTCCCGGAGCCAGCGTCGGCCTGCTGATCGGCGCGGCGTTGATCATCGTGGCTGTGCTGGTCTCCGGCCGTGGTGCCCGCCCACCCGTCCGCCCCACCCACCCCAACCCCCACCCATGA